One segment of uncultured Campylobacter sp. DNA contains the following:
- a CDS encoding LptF/LptG family permease, which yields MKLYVKYAALSYLKYFFILLIALECFYVGIDVLTNLKDFPSSANAALLYIALTAAVALSYTLPLSLIFALILMGFNMIRSNELVSFYALGVSKNALIIPPFLIALAITAGFIALNSTPFAYALKFQKNLTDLSPTGGDMFLKFEGKYVYIKALNGKNANDITIFDMGDNSVASRSHASSGEYAGKIWHLRDVNTTTLPVQLKLGGSGLKSKLSAQSEALKGFDPSSIASVYDTSNVYSIRDALRSIRTFSHQGVNISTIKASLYNMIFFPLFAPLAVLVLYYYLPVTGRFFNLALLSFGFFIATLCAWGVLFVLIRFSLNGVIIPELGIIVPITALLGFAAFLVFKHR from the coding sequence GTGAAGTTATACGTAAAATACGCGGCTCTTTCCTATCTGAAGTATTTTTTTATCCTGCTAATAGCCCTTGAGTGCTTTTATGTAGGCATCGATGTGCTTACAAATCTCAAAGATTTTCCCTCAAGCGCGAATGCCGCTCTTTTGTATATCGCTCTAACCGCAGCGGTCGCGCTTAGCTACACGCTACCGCTAAGTCTTATTTTTGCGCTTATTTTGATGGGCTTTAATATGATCCGTAGCAACGAGCTGGTGAGCTTTTATGCGCTTGGAGTTAGTAAAAACGCTCTGATAATCCCTCCATTTTTGATCGCACTTGCGATTACTGCAGGCTTTATAGCTTTAAATTCCACCCCGTTTGCATACGCATTAAAATTTCAAAAGAATTTAACCGATTTATCGCCTACGGGAGGAGATATGTTTTTGAAATTTGAGGGTAAATATGTCTATATCAAAGCTCTAAACGGTAAAAACGCAAATGATATAACAATCTTTGATATGGGTGATAACTCCGTTGCTTCGCGCTCGCACGCAAGCTCTGGCGAATACGCAGGTAAAATTTGGCATCTGCGCGACGTAAATACCACGACTTTACCAGTGCAGCTTAAGCTTGGAGGAAGTGGATTAAAAAGTAAGCTTAGCGCGCAGAGCGAGGCGCTTAAGGGCTTTGATCCAAGCTCAATTGCAAGCGTTTATGATACGAGTAATGTATATTCGATCAGGGATGCTTTGCGTTCGATCCGTACCTTTTCGCATCAAGGCGTTAATATCTCCACCATAAAAGCAAGCCTTTATAATATGATATTTTTTCCGTTATTTGCGCCCTTGGCGGTATTGGTGCTGTATTATTACCTGCCCGTTACGGGGCGATTTTTTAATCTCGCGCTGCTAAGTTTTGGATTTTTTATCGCTACGCTATGCGCTTGGGGCGTGCTTTTCGTGTTAATTAGGTTTTCTCTCAACGGCGTCATCATCCCAGAACTTGGCATTATCGTGCCCATAACAGCGCTATTAGGCTTTGCGGCATTTTTAGTTTTTAAGCATCGTTAA
- the serB gene encoding phosphoserine phosphatase SerB codes for MIKLCVFDFDSTLMDGETIGFFAAKMGTQRQVSEITKRAMAGELDFFESLSERVALIKGMKLSDAKAIAEGLPFVCGASEIIAYLKNKGIKVIVFSGGFHLATDAAQKKLGFDASFANYLHEKDGILTGLFGGEMMFGYSKGVLLAQLKSLMGLKASEVMCVGDGANDVSMFREAGLKIAFCANEILKEHASVCIEKKDLKEIMKYV; via the coding sequence ATGATAAAGCTTTGTGTTTTTGACTTTGATTCTACGCTGATGGACGGCGAGACGATAGGTTTTTTCGCCGCTAAAATGGGCACGCAGCGACAAGTTAGCGAAATTACGAAGCGCGCGATGGCGGGAGAGCTTGATTTTTTCGAGAGCCTTAGCGAGCGCGTGGCGCTGATAAAGGGAATGAAGCTTAGCGATGCTAAAGCTATCGCGGAAGGCCTGCCTTTCGTTTGCGGCGCTAGCGAGATCATCGCGTATCTGAAAAATAAAGGCATAAAGGTGATCGTCTTTAGCGGCGGATTTCATCTCGCTACCGACGCCGCGCAGAAAAAACTAGGCTTTGACGCAAGCTTTGCGAACTATCTGCATGAAAAAGACGGAATTTTAACCGGGCTTTTCGGCGGCGAGATGATGTTCGGCTACTCAAAAGGCGTCCTGCTTGCACAGCTTAAATCGCTGATGGGCTTAAAAGCAAGCGAGGTAATGTGCGTGGGAGACGGTGCGAACGACGTTTCGATGTTTCGCGAGGCGGGACTTAAAATTGCTTTTTGCGCGAATGAAATTTTAAAAGAGCACGCGAGCGTATGCATTGAAAAAAAGGATTTGAAGGAGATTATGAAATATGTATGA
- a CDS encoding 50S ribosomal protein L25/general stress protein Ctc — MLEGIVRDSIGKRASKSLKRDGYLIANIYAKGFENINAAFKVNDFIKAMRAKEDLPFEVSVDGKTYRVIVQEYQKHPVTNTLTHVDLRVVQDDVVSKYLVPVKVTGVAKGLKNKGILVQSKRRIAVKCAGKDLPNDFTLDVSDLDVGDSLLIRDIPVKEGVSIILDGSIAVVGVTSAK, encoded by the coding sequence ATGTTAGAAGGTATCGTTAGAGATAGTATCGGTAAGAGGGCTTCAAAATCCCTAAAACGAGATGGTTATCTAATCGCTAATATTTATGCGAAAGGATTTGAAAATATTAACGCAGCGTTTAAAGTAAACGACTTTATCAAAGCTATGCGCGCAAAAGAAGATCTTCCTTTCGAGGTTAGCGTGGATGGTAAGACATATCGCGTCATCGTGCAAGAATACCAAAAGCACCCCGTCACAAATACCCTAACCCACGTAGATTTGCGCGTAGTTCAGGATGACGTGGTAAGCAAATATTTAGTGCCGGTTAAAGTAACTGGCGTCGCTAAAGGGCTAAAAAATAAAGGTATCTTGGTGCAATCCAAGCGCCGTATAGCCGTAAAATGCGCAGGCAAAGATCTACCAAACGATTTTACGCTCGATGTGAGTGATCTTGATGTAGGCGATTCGCTTTTGATCCGCGACATTCCGGTAAAAGAGGGCGTCAGCATCATCCTAGACGGCTCAATAGCGGTAGTCGGAGTTACTTCGGCTAAATAG
- the pth gene encoding aminoacyl-tRNA hydrolase, with translation MILIAGLGNPAQKYADTRHNVGFMLIDEILKTGGFSELGASKFQGELFKKGSLLLLKPQTFMNLSGNSVKAVNDFYKPERIIVVHDDIDLDLGAVKFKKGGSSGGHNGIKSIDALIGADYERVRIGVGKKRQDQDAANFVLGNFNESEREKLSEILPYVARAVEELICSDIEQIAQKFTIKKARV, from the coding sequence ATGATACTGATCGCAGGACTTGGGAATCCTGCTCAGAAATACGCAGACACCAGACACAACGTCGGTTTTATGCTAATCGACGAAATTTTAAAGACGGGCGGTTTTAGCGAGCTTGGCGCGTCTAAATTCCAAGGCGAGCTTTTTAAAAAGGGCTCGCTGCTTCTTTTAAAACCCCAAACTTTTATGAACTTAAGCGGCAACTCCGTAAAGGCGGTGAATGATTTTTACAAGCCCGAGCGCATCATTGTGGTGCACGACGATATAGATTTGGATCTGGGCGCCGTTAAATTTAAAAAAGGCGGCAGTAGCGGCGGGCACAACGGCATCAAATCGATTGATGCGCTAATCGGTGCAGATTACGAGCGCGTGCGTATCGGCGTGGGCAAAAAACGGCAGGACCAGGATGCGGCAAATTTCGTGCTCGGAAATTTTAACGAAAGCGAGCGCGAGAAGCTGAGTGAAATTTTACCCTACGTCGCGCGCGCGGTAGAGGAACTCATTTGCTCGGATATAGAGCAGATCGCGCAAAAATTTACGATTAAAAAGGCTAGGGTGTGA
- a CDS encoding PilT/PilU family type 4a pilus ATPase: protein MAGSIDYSQYQVDASTLDFKQRDRLNKYLEFLIQNGGSDLHIKSGAVIRGRIHGELVKFSKTPFLKEDAMTLAKELLITRFPELIEKKSVDFTYKLNEDYRFRVNIFFQIDGISAVFRTIPVKIPEIDDLGLPPSIKDICDTAMRGVVLLTGPTGSGKTTTIASMINRINRQRTSHVVTIEDPVEFVFKDDKCIINQRAIGEDCNNFADSLRAALREDPDVIFVGEMRDLETIETALHAAETGHLVFSTVHTIDAKETVNRIIAMFEQAEQERIRMTLASVLEAVISQRLARTIEGKRVAVVEILRKNTRIKDMILDARDDEIPDAIADGRNTYGMQTFDQHLLDLYRDGVITREEALDKASKRNDLDLQIKNVDLAKKRDLAAESGESAEEMLAGEVVQLKEIR, encoded by the coding sequence ATGGCGGGTTCTATAGATTATTCGCAGTATCAAGTTGACGCTTCTACGCTGGATTTTAAGCAGCGAGACAGGCTAAATAAATATTTGGAATTTCTAATCCAAAATGGCGGTAGCGACCTTCATATAAAATCGGGCGCGGTTATCAGAGGTCGTATCCACGGCGAGCTAGTAAAATTTAGCAAAACGCCATTTTTAAAAGAAGACGCGATGACGCTAGCTAAGGAGCTTCTCATCACGCGCTTTCCGGAGCTTATCGAGAAAAAGAGCGTGGATTTTACCTACAAGCTAAACGAAGATTATCGCTTCCGCGTTAATATTTTTTTTCAGATCGACGGTATCAGCGCGGTTTTCCGAACGATCCCGGTTAAAATTCCAGAGATCGACGATCTAGGTCTGCCGCCTTCGATCAAAGATATTTGCGACACGGCTATGCGCGGCGTCGTGCTACTTACGGGACCTACGGGAAGCGGAAAGACGACAACGATCGCAAGTATGATAAATCGTATAAATAGGCAAAGAACCAGCCACGTCGTTACGATCGAGGATCCCGTCGAGTTCGTATTTAAAGACGATAAATGCATCATCAATCAGCGCGCTATCGGCGAGGACTGCAATAACTTCGCAGATTCGCTTCGCGCTGCGCTGAGAGAAGACCCGGACGTTATATTTGTGGGCGAGATGCGCGATTTGGAGACGATCGAGACCGCACTTCACGCCGCGGAAACGGGCCACTTAGTGTTTTCGACGGTGCACACCATCGACGCAAAAGAGACGGTAAACCGAATCATCGCAATGTTTGAGCAGGCGGAACAGGAGCGTATCCGAATGACGCTAGCATCCGTCCTAGAGGCAGTCATCTCTCAGCGCCTTGCTCGTACTATCGAGGGCAAGCGCGTAGCCGTCGTTGAAATTTTACGCAAAAACACCCGTATTAAGGATATGATACTTGATGCGCGTGACGATGAAATTCCAGACGCGATCGCCGATGGTCGCAACACCTACGGCATGCAGACCTTCGATCAGCACCTGCTCGATCTTTATAGAGATGGCGTCATTACCCGCGAGGAGGCGCTGGATAAGGCCTCTAAGCGAAACGACCTCGATCTGCAGATCAAAAACGTCGATCTTGCCAAAAAAAGGGATTTGGCAGCAGAATCCGGAGAGAGCGCCGAAGAGATGCTCGCCGGCGAAGTCGTACAGCTAAAAGAGATCCGCTAA
- the hisC gene encoding histidinol-phosphate transaminase, with the protein MKFNEFVENLSNYEAGKPIELVVREFGIRKQDVLKLASNENPFGTSEAVQDAIVQNAARAHLYPDDSMYELKGALASKFAVEPQNIIIGAGSDQIIEFALHAKLNSRRAILQAGVTFAMYGIYASHCEAKVYKTSAQEHDLAELLKIYNAHRDEISVIFLCVPNNPLGECLDAEAVYEFASSVDENTLLVIDAAYNEFAAFKDERKRLDPKLLIGNFKNVLYLGTFSKVYGLGGMRVGYGIASRVIISALYKLRPPFNITTLSLAAAIAALKDEAFVQKSLQNNAAQMSRFEDFAREQSLEFIPSYANFITFKLSPPLDSSELCEQLLRRGIIIRNLKSYGLNAVRITIGTPEQNNRVFGTLGEILSGY; encoded by the coding sequence ATGAAATTTAACGAATTCGTAGAAAATCTAAGCAATTACGAAGCGGGCAAGCCGATCGAGCTTGTGGTGCGGGAGTTTGGTATCCGCAAGCAGGACGTGTTAAAGCTTGCCAGCAACGAAAACCCCTTCGGCACGAGCGAGGCGGTGCAGGATGCAATCGTGCAAAACGCGGCACGCGCGCATCTTTACCCCGATGATTCGATGTATGAGCTAAAGGGCGCGCTCGCCTCTAAATTCGCCGTAGAGCCGCAAAATATCATCATCGGCGCGGGTAGCGATCAGATCATTGAGTTTGCGCTGCACGCCAAGCTCAATTCGCGCCGCGCGATACTGCAAGCGGGCGTCACTTTCGCGATGTACGGCATCTACGCAAGCCACTGCGAGGCTAAAGTTTACAAAACGAGCGCGCAGGAGCACGACCTAGCCGAACTTTTAAAAATTTATAACGCGCACAGGGATGAAATTTCGGTCATCTTTTTGTGTGTGCCGAACAATCCGCTGGGCGAGTGCTTGGATGCGGAGGCGGTGTATGAGTTCGCCAGCAGCGTAGATGAGAATACGCTTTTAGTGATCGATGCCGCATATAACGAATTTGCAGCGTTTAAAGACGAGCGCAAGAGGCTTGATCCTAAGCTTTTAATTGGGAATTTTAAAAACGTGCTCTATCTGGGCACCTTCTCGAAGGTCTATGGGCTGGGCGGCATGCGCGTAGGCTACGGTATCGCGTCGCGCGTAATCATAAGCGCGCTTTATAAGCTGCGACCGCCCTTTAACATCACGACGCTTAGCCTCGCAGCGGCGATCGCGGCGCTAAAAGACGAGGCTTTCGTGCAAAAGAGCCTGCAAAACAACGCCGCGCAGATGAGCCGCTTCGAGGATTTTGCGCGCGAGCAAAGCTTAGAATTTATCCCTAGCTACGCAAATTTCATCACGTTCAAACTTAGCCCGCCGCTAGATAGTAGCGAGCTTTGCGAGCAGCTTCTACGCCGCGGCATCATCATTAGAAATTTAAAAAGCTACGGACTAAACGCTGTGCGCATCACGATCGGCACGCCTGAGCAAAACAATCGCGTCTTTGGCACGCTGGGAGAGATTTTGAGTGGATATTAA
- the pheA gene encoding prephenate dehydratase, translated as MQNIDDLRVCIDRLDDEILRLIDERMGFVKKIGELKQTAGSAIYRPERERSIISRLDGGKARNLSKEAIEAIFFEIFSVSRNLEKPQIVAFLGPFGTYSHQAAKSRFGAVSSYLPLSNIEAVFKELDSGEAKYGVVPIENNTEGAVGATLDCLRKYEGVKIVAEIYMDIHHCFASHCDDVSTVDQIFSHPQGYNQCLKFLDDHGLNGVKFTATKSTALAAQMAAATPHSAAICSKIAADLYGVPMMFQKIEDNSANRTRFFVLSDFKNQKSDRNKTSILAKTDDRPGGLVDLLQMFRNEGINLTKLESRPVKLRDFKCVFYVDFEGHIDDERVARVLQNAQKNGHEVTWLGSYINGGE; from the coding sequence ATGCAAAATATCGATGATCTGCGCGTTTGTATTGACAGACTGGATGATGAAATTTTGCGCCTTATCGACGAGCGCATGGGGTTTGTCAAAAAGATCGGCGAGCTGAAGCAGACCGCGGGCAGCGCGATCTACCGCCCGGAGCGCGAGCGCTCGATCATTAGCAGGCTGGACGGCGGGAAGGCGCGAAATTTAAGCAAAGAGGCGATCGAGGCGATATTTTTTGAAATTTTTTCGGTTTCGCGAAATTTAGAAAAGCCGCAGATCGTCGCGTTTTTGGGGCCTTTCGGCACCTATTCGCACCAAGCCGCCAAGAGCCGCTTCGGCGCGGTAAGCTCCTATCTGCCGCTCTCGAACATCGAAGCGGTCTTTAAGGAGCTTGATAGCGGCGAGGCCAAATACGGCGTCGTGCCGATCGAAAACAACACCGAAGGCGCGGTGGGAGCGACGCTTGATTGCTTACGAAAATACGAAGGCGTCAAGATCGTCGCCGAAATTTATATGGATATCCACCACTGCTTTGCGAGCCACTGCGACGACGTAAGCACGGTGGATCAGATATTCTCGCATCCGCAGGGATACAATCAGTGTCTTAAATTTTTAGACGATCACGGCCTTAACGGCGTTAAATTTACCGCGACCAAATCTACCGCGCTTGCGGCGCAGATGGCGGCTGCCACGCCGCACTCCGCCGCGATCTGCTCCAAGATCGCCGCCGATCTTTACGGCGTGCCGATGATGTTTCAAAAGATCGAGGACAACTCCGCCAATCGTACGCGCTTTTTCGTGCTCAGCGACTTTAAAAACCAAAAGAGCGACCGCAACAAAACGAGCATTCTAGCCAAAACCGACGACCGCCCGGGCGGACTCGTGGACCTTTTGCAGATGTTTCGCAACGAGGGGATAAATTTAACCAAATTAGAAAGCCGCCCTGTTAAGCTTAGGGATTTTAAATGCGTCTTTTATGTCGATTTTGAGGGGCACATCGACGACGAGCGCGTGGCGCGCGTGCTGCAAAACGCGCAGAAAAACGGGCACGAAGTCACCTGGCTGGGAAGCTATATAAACGGAGGGGAGTGA
- a CDS encoding transaldolase, translating to MYDKALNFSLWCDFLERDFIDKDFDELIKKGIINGATSNPAIFKNAILSSPAYDSAKEEFRKKEPKKLYEILATADIRSAAESLLKNFINGDDGFVSIEVDPYFADDAEAMYREGKHLYGTIGMPNVMIKIPATKAGYEAMRDLLKKGISVNATLVFSPEQTAKCIEAIKEGIAGFRRYFPKANLPKTVISIFVSRFDRLLDEKMATAGLPTGKIGIMNAAKCYNIIAAEGLSYAKPLFASTGVKGDDLPKDYYVSELMYPGCVNTAPLETIEAFVSGDQKPKMPPSDAQIEEFFARVAEAKIDMKKAYKKLLDDGLVAFEEAFKEIIKTLKKEK from the coding sequence ATGTATGATAAAGCCCTAAATTTCAGCCTTTGGTGCGACTTTTTGGAGCGCGATTTTATCGATAAAGATTTCGACGAGCTGATCAAAAAAGGCATAATTAACGGCGCTACCTCCAATCCCGCGATCTTTAAAAACGCAATCCTAAGCTCCCCCGCATACGACTCGGCCAAAGAGGAATTTAGAAAAAAAGAGCCTAAAAAGCTATATGAAATTTTAGCCACCGCGGACATCAGAAGCGCGGCGGAGAGCCTGCTTAAAAATTTTATTAACGGCGATGACGGCTTTGTGAGTATCGAGGTCGATCCATACTTTGCAGACGACGCCGAGGCGATGTATCGCGAGGGCAAACACCTATACGGCACGATCGGCATGCCAAACGTTATGATCAAAATCCCTGCGACCAAGGCGGGCTACGAAGCGATGCGCGATCTACTGAAAAAGGGGATCAGCGTAAACGCGACCTTGGTTTTTTCGCCTGAGCAGACCGCAAAATGTATCGAGGCGATAAAAGAGGGAATTGCAGGCTTTCGCCGCTACTTCCCGAAAGCAAATTTACCAAAAACCGTAATTAGCATCTTCGTTAGCCGCTTCGATAGGTTACTGGATGAAAAAATGGCCACGGCGGGCCTTCCTACCGGCAAAATCGGCATAATGAACGCCGCGAAGTGCTATAATATCATAGCCGCAGAGGGTTTAAGCTACGCTAAGCCGCTGTTTGCAAGTACGGGCGTAAAAGGAGACGATCTGCCGAAGGATTACTACGTAAGCGAGCTGATGTATCCGGGCTGCGTAAACACCGCGCCACTTGAGACGATAGAGGCTTTTGTAAGCGGCGATCAAAAGCCCAAAATGCCGCCTAGCGATGCGCAGATAGAGGAATTTTTCGCTCGCGTAGCGGAGGCGAAGATCGATATGAAAAAGGCGTATAAAAAGCTGCTGGATGACGGACTGGTGGCCTTTGAAGAAGCATTTAAAGAGATAATAAAAACACTTAAAAAGGAGAAATGA
- the dxs gene encoding 1-deoxy-D-xylulose-5-phosphate synthase has protein sequence MDIKNKSLEELRELCTQIRARIIEVVSKNGGHLSSNMGAVELIVAMHYVFDAASDPFIFDVSHQSYAHKLLTDRWEEFGSLRQFGGISGYTKPSESKFDYFVAGHASTSISLAVGAAKAINLKREDRVPVVLIGDGSMSGGMTYEAMNELGDLRLPCIIILNDNKMSISKPIGAFSKYLSQAMAGETYQKFKSHVRELLSHAPQSATYMAKRFENSLKLIIPGMYFEELGLEYIGPVDGHDLADLISALKTAKSARKPVVVHAQTIKGKGYDKAEGYLESWHGVGPFDIQSGEFKKKSAAKSATQIYAEALLNLAAKHENVVGVTAAMPSGTGMDKLIEKFPHRFWDVAIAEPHALSSMAAMAREGFKPYVTIYSTFMQRAFDQIVHDAAIMNLSLVLAMDRAGIVGEDGETHEGVFDVSFLNAIPNVSMCAPRDETSFKRIIEYSYAHEGVLAIRYPRGSFILENSIATPAVKFGKSVFLQERADARIALIGYGNGAGRAYKTAAALEGQIEADVVDLVFVKPLDAEFLRSLARKDKIWYVFSDNAKKGGVGEILSAFLQENEISDVKIVSFEFADIFLPHGKTADVERSLGLDIQTLTERILSDKKY, from the coding sequence GTGGATATTAAAAATAAAAGCCTAGAGGAGCTACGGGAGCTTTGCACGCAGATTAGAGCGCGCATAATCGAAGTCGTGAGCAAAAACGGCGGCCATCTAAGCTCAAACATGGGCGCGGTCGAGCTCATCGTGGCGATGCACTACGTATTTGACGCCGCGAGCGATCCGTTTATCTTCGACGTAAGCCACCAAAGCTACGCACACAAGCTTCTAACGGACCGCTGGGAGGAGTTCGGCTCGCTTAGACAGTTCGGCGGCATCAGCGGCTATACGAAGCCTAGCGAGAGCAAATTTGATTACTTCGTCGCAGGACACGCCTCGACATCGATCTCTTTAGCCGTGGGTGCCGCAAAAGCAATAAACCTAAAGCGCGAAGATCGCGTGCCGGTCGTGCTCATCGGCGACGGCTCGATGAGCGGCGGCATGACTTACGAAGCGATGAACGAGTTAGGCGATCTGCGCCTGCCCTGCATCATCATCCTAAATGATAATAAAATGAGTATCAGCAAGCCGATCGGCGCCTTTAGCAAATACCTAAGCCAAGCGATGGCGGGCGAGACCTATCAAAAATTTAAATCCCACGTAAGAGAGCTACTTTCGCACGCTCCGCAAAGTGCCACATACATGGCAAAGCGCTTTGAAAATTCCTTAAAACTCATTATACCTGGGATGTATTTTGAGGAGCTGGGGCTCGAATACATCGGCCCGGTGGACGGCCACGACCTAGCCGATCTCATATCGGCGCTAAAGACGGCAAAAAGCGCGCGCAAACCCGTCGTCGTGCACGCTCAAACGATCAAAGGCAAGGGTTACGACAAGGCCGAGGGATATTTGGAGAGCTGGCACGGCGTAGGGCCTTTCGACATTCAAAGCGGAGAATTTAAGAAAAAATCCGCCGCCAAAAGCGCTACGCAAATTTATGCCGAAGCGCTTTTAAATTTGGCCGCTAAGCATGAAAACGTCGTGGGCGTGACCGCCGCGATGCCAAGCGGCACCGGCATGGATAAGCTGATCGAGAAATTTCCGCACCGCTTCTGGGACGTCGCGATCGCGGAGCCTCACGCGCTAAGCTCGATGGCTGCGATGGCGCGCGAGGGTTTTAAGCCGTACGTTACGATATATTCGACCTTTATGCAGCGCGCGTTCGATCAGATCGTCCATGACGCGGCGATTATGAACTTAAGCTTAGTCCTTGCGATGGATCGAGCGGGCATCGTGGGCGAGGACGGCGAGACGCACGAGGGGGTCTTTGACGTGAGCTTCTTAAATGCGATCCCAAACGTCAGTATGTGCGCGCCGCGGGATGAGACGAGCTTTAAACGAATCATCGAGTACTCCTACGCGCATGAGGGAGTTTTGGCGATCCGCTATCCGCGCGGAAGCTTTATTTTAGAGAACTCCATAGCTACGCCTGCCGTAAAATTTGGCAAGTCGGTATTTTTACAAGAGCGAGCGGACGCTCGCATAGCTCTCATCGGCTATGGAAACGGCGCGGGCAGAGCGTATAAAACGGCTGCGGCGCTGGAGGGGCAGATCGAAGCAGACGTCGTGGATCTAGTCTTTGTAAAGCCTTTAGACGCCGAGTTTTTGCGAAGCTTGGCTCGCAAAGATAAAATTTGGTACGTCTTTAGCGACAATGCCAAAAAGGGCGGCGTCGGTGAAATTTTAAGCGCATTTTTGCAAGAAAATGAAATTTCGGACGTAAAGATCGTAAGCTTCGAGTTTGCTGATATCTTTTTGCCGCACGGTAAGACTGCCGACGTGGAGCGTAGCTTGGGCTTGGATATCCAAACTCTAACCGAGCGAATATTAAGTGATAAAAAGTATTAG
- the lysA gene encoding diaminopimelate decarboxylase — MDSSSLARKYGTPLYVYDFNEIQKNFIALKEAFAARKSLVCFAIKANSNLSVLKFLSDLGSGFDCVSIGELRRALYIGAKSYKIIFSGVGKQDSELEFALKSDILLINLESEAEMLRLERIAQNLNKPARISIRVNPNVDAKTHPYISTGLSENKFGVSIETARKMYIYAKKSKFLNPVGIHFHIGSQLTDISPICDAAKIVSDLLRELRALEIDIKFFDVGGGIGIRYEDEKQIVLYDYAQGILRSLSGLDVTIVCEPGRFITGAAGVFLTRVLYEKQNCGKRFVIVDGAMNDLIRPSLYGAHHKIELVSERNSACESFASQSDTENSTAQNFTHSKAFGIEAKPASEDFAPQNSTPQNGVSQSLQGNFAPQNSSNLSSAVDNSAPQSSAESLSSCDVVGPICESGDFLAKGVSLPSLQSGDLLAIKSAGAYGFSMSSNYNTRCRATEVAVYDGQDRLIRKRESFDELIALEKDFV, encoded by the coding sequence ATGGATTCTTCAAGCTTAGCCCGCAAATACGGCACCCCTTTATACGTTTACGATTTTAACGAGATACAAAAGAATTTCATAGCGCTCAAAGAGGCCTTCGCGGCGCGCAAGTCGCTCGTCTGCTTCGCGATTAAAGCCAATTCTAACCTTAGCGTTTTGAAGTTTTTGTCAGATCTAGGCAGCGGTTTTGATTGCGTCAGCATCGGTGAGCTGCGCCGCGCTCTGTATATCGGCGCAAAGAGCTATAAGATCATATTCTCTGGCGTCGGCAAGCAAGACAGCGAGCTCGAGTTTGCGCTAAAGTCGGACATCTTGCTGATAAATTTAGAAAGCGAGGCCGAGATGCTGCGCCTGGAGCGGATCGCGCAAAATCTAAATAAGCCCGCTCGCATCAGCATCCGCGTAAATCCAAACGTTGATGCTAAGACCCATCCTTACATCTCCACGGGGCTTAGCGAAAACAAATTCGGCGTCAGCATCGAGACCGCGCGCAAGATGTATATCTACGCCAAAAAGAGCAAATTTTTAAATCCCGTCGGTATCCACTTTCACATCGGTAGCCAGCTCACGGACATCTCTCCGATCTGCGACGCCGCAAAAATAGTAAGCGATCTGCTGCGAGAGCTACGAGCCCTTGAGATCGATATAAAATTTTTCGACGTGGGCGGCGGCATCGGCATCCGCTACGAGGATGAAAAACAGATCGTGCTCTACGACTACGCGCAGGGGATTTTGCGTAGCCTAAGCGGTCTAGATGTCACGATCGTGTGCGAGCCGGGGCGCTTCATCACGGGAGCTGCGGGGGTATTTCTTACCCGCGTGCTTTACGAAAAACAAAACTGCGGCAAGCGCTTCGTCATAGTTGACGGCGCGATGAACGATCTCATACGCCCGAGCCTCTACGGCGCGCACCATAAAATCGAGCTTGTAAGCGAGCGCAATTCCGCCTGTGAAAGCTTCGCGAGCCAAAGCGACACCGAGAATTCTACGGCGCAGAATTTCACACATAGCAAAGCTTTCGGTATCGAGGCTAAGCCCGCTTCAGAGGATTTCGCACCGCAGAATTCCACGCCGCAAAACGGCGTTTCACAAAGCTTGCAAGGAAATTTTGCGCCACAGAATTCCTCTAATCTAAGCTCCGCCGTGGATAATTCTGCGCCGCAAAGCTCCGCAGAGAGCTTAAGCTCCTGCGACGTCGTGGGCCCGATATGCGAAAGCGGCGACTTTTTAGCCAAAGGCGTTAGCCTGCCTAGCCTACAAAGCGGCGATCTGCTCGCGATAAAAAGTGCCGGCGCCTACGGTTTTTCGATGTCTAGCAACTACAATACCCGCTGTCGCGCCACAGAGGTCGCGGTTTACGACGGGCAGGACCGCCTGATTAGAAAGCGCGAAAGCTTTGATGAGCTAATCGCGCTCGAAAAGGATTTCGTATGA